The following proteins come from a genomic window of Pyxidicoccus sp. MSG2:
- a CDS encoding asparaginase → MPRVLLLHTGGTLGMAGGRPSALRPSAFFKTLKSRAPELFRLADIELELFSNLDSSEMQPELWSRMAAHLHHRLPHFDGAVVTHGTDTLAYTASALSFMLRNPPCPVVLTGSQRPLGEIRSDARLNLIDAVLSAIQGPREVTICFDSHLYRGNRTRKVKVAEYDAFDSPNCPVLGTLGVDATFEPGLKPRGAFRLFEKLDSRVFLLKVFPGLDPALPMQLLPHVHGLVLEAYGAGNFPIDPELGRSLRPLFTQARERNVPVVVVSQAYRNGVDLSLYESGAEALAAGAVGGADMTPSAALVKLMQGLAYHPHSPEALARFIRTPVAGELTVGRPTVPPPAPKRRRPARRVRAE, encoded by the coding sequence ATGCCCAGAGTCCTGCTGCTGCATACGGGGGGCACGCTCGGAATGGCCGGTGGTCGGCCATCCGCCCTGCGCCCCTCGGCCTTCTTCAAGACGCTCAAGTCCCGCGCCCCGGAGCTGTTCCGGCTCGCGGACATCGAGCTGGAGCTGTTCAGCAACCTCGACAGCTCGGAGATGCAGCCGGAGCTGTGGAGCCGCATGGCCGCCCACCTCCACCACCGCCTCCCCCACTTCGACGGGGCCGTGGTGACCCATGGAACGGATACGCTGGCCTACACGGCGAGCGCCCTGTCCTTCATGCTGCGCAATCCGCCCTGCCCGGTGGTGCTGACGGGCTCGCAGCGGCCGCTGGGGGAAATCCGCTCGGACGCCCGGCTCAACCTCATCGACGCGGTGCTGTCGGCGATCCAGGGCCCGCGCGAGGTGACAATCTGCTTCGACTCGCACCTGTACCGGGGCAACCGGACGCGGAAGGTGAAGGTGGCCGAATACGACGCCTTCGACAGCCCCAACTGCCCCGTGCTGGGCACGCTGGGCGTGGATGCCACCTTCGAGCCGGGCCTCAAGCCGCGCGGCGCCTTCCGCCTCTTCGAGAAGCTCGACTCGCGCGTCTTCCTCCTGAAGGTGTTCCCCGGGTTGGATCCGGCGCTGCCGATGCAGCTGTTGCCGCACGTGCACGGGCTGGTGCTGGAGGCCTACGGTGCGGGCAACTTCCCCATCGACCCGGAGCTGGGCCGCTCGCTGAGGCCCCTCTTCACCCAGGCCCGCGAGCGGAACGTGCCGGTGGTGGTGGTGAGCCAGGCGTACCGCAACGGCGTGGACCTCTCCCTCTATGAGTCCGGAGCGGAGGCGCTGGCGGCGGGCGCGGTGGGCGGCGCGGACATGACGCCCTCGGCGGCGCTGGTGAAGCTGATGCAGGGGCTGGCCTACCACCCACACTCCCCGGAGGCCCTCGCGCGCTTCATCCGGACACCTGTAGCAGGCGAGCTGACCGTCGGACGGCCGACAGTCCCCCCACCCGCGCCAAAGCGCCGCCGCCCCGCGCGGCGGGTGCGGGCGGAGTGA
- a CDS encoding DsbA family protein — protein MLLSCWKRVIPLLAAAVLTGPGCKSPEGATPAASQAPAAPAPAATPAAAPAAQPAPAPTSGPTDPASVLSGIPGMDFSSLPPAAKRELATVLSDEFCYCGCPHTLGACLKQHTPCKHAKRMARLAARMVAEGNPATEVIVSLSQYYAAFRDPRPQFKVDDRMCIGSASAPVTLVEFSDFECPFCGKARPVLEAFAKKNAQQVRFCYLPFPLSNHANAIPAAQAALWARDQGRFWQMHDALFEHQENLKPEALPALAKSVGLDGDKLAAVLKSDSYKQELEGFRNQGRAAGLTGTPSVYFNGRSVDLGFIQDEMLSHSLEDELEWRANNNAWAAD, from the coding sequence GTGCTCCTTTCCTGCTGGAAGCGTGTCATTCCCCTGCTGGCCGCCGCCGTCCTGACGGGGCCCGGCTGCAAGAGCCCCGAGGGCGCCACTCCGGCCGCGTCCCAGGCTCCCGCCGCCCCCGCGCCAGCCGCCACCCCCGCCGCGGCCCCGGCCGCCCAGCCCGCGCCGGCCCCCACCTCGGGCCCGACGGACCCCGCCTCCGTGCTCAGCGGCATCCCCGGCATGGACTTCTCCTCGCTGCCCCCGGCGGCGAAGCGCGAGCTGGCCACCGTCCTCAGCGACGAGTTCTGCTACTGCGGCTGCCCCCACACGCTGGGCGCCTGTCTGAAGCAGCACACCCCCTGCAAGCACGCGAAGCGGATGGCCCGGCTGGCCGCGCGCATGGTGGCCGAGGGCAACCCCGCCACCGAGGTCATCGTCTCGCTGTCGCAGTACTACGCCGCCTTCCGCGACCCGCGCCCCCAGTTCAAGGTGGACGACCGCATGTGCATCGGGAGCGCCAGCGCCCCGGTGACGCTGGTGGAGTTCTCCGACTTCGAGTGCCCGTTCTGCGGCAAGGCCCGCCCGGTGCTGGAGGCCTTCGCGAAGAAGAACGCGCAGCAGGTGCGCTTCTGCTACCTGCCCTTCCCCCTGTCCAACCACGCCAACGCCATTCCCGCGGCGCAGGCGGCGCTGTGGGCGCGAGATCAGGGCAGGTTCTGGCAGATGCACGACGCCCTCTTCGAGCACCAGGAGAACCTCAAGCCGGAGGCGCTGCCCGCGCTGGCCAAGAGCGTGGGGCTGGACGGCGACAAGCTGGCCGCGGTGCTCAAGTCGGACTCGTACAAGCAGGAGCTGGAGGGCTTCCGCAACCAGGGCCGCGCGGCCGGCCTCACCGGCACCCCGTCCGTCTACTTCAACGGGCGCTCCGTCGACCTGGGCTTCATCCAGGACGAGATGCTCTCCCACAGCCTCGAGGACGAGCTGGAGTGGCGCGCGAACAACAATGCCTGGGCGGCTGACTGA
- a CDS encoding DUF4388 domain-containing protein, with translation MTSRFRIEGSGQLAPEDRQAPSPLAGRSGTYALVPTAPDLLVFSRTPAEGGSIPLPRVVLSGDAGGFPLSDLIAFLSQSRWSGVIRVSSPGGERSVTFREGEVRGASSDDPADRLGEVLVRLGYVERPQVEAVLREQPPSKVGRALVEKGLLQAHDLFKCVTHQVSEIFHAIVLCREGSFFLVDQPVDEKTGHIIQLSTQSLLMDSIRKIDEMAHFRKRIPHGRLYVTRKRPSDGKLEEDEDRVLTMLDGRRTILELGHAARLSEFDITKVVFRLLEGGFAATTDKPLMVPAAAASTPTPVPQVKPAVAVTPPAPPAARAVPTVDPRPVARVFNFIFREIRDEVAKQGMDREFIAAANAALSGQALSSSPVLEGLAFLADGSLPEPKLIEAFERHRAQLGSEPLASFKQALSDVMFFLLFQAGELLESRADEDLARRVKELLATLEAP, from the coding sequence ATGACGTCTCGCTTCCGCATCGAGGGGTCGGGCCAGCTCGCCCCGGAAGATAGACAGGCCCCGTCGCCGCTGGCGGGGCGCTCGGGGACGTACGCGCTGGTGCCGACGGCGCCAGACCTGCTCGTCTTCTCGCGCACCCCCGCGGAGGGCGGCTCCATCCCCCTGCCGCGCGTGGTGCTGTCCGGGGATGCGGGCGGCTTCCCGCTGTCGGACCTCATCGCCTTCCTCAGCCAGTCGCGCTGGAGCGGCGTCATCCGCGTCAGCTCGCCCGGCGGTGAGCGCTCCGTCACCTTCCGCGAGGGCGAGGTGCGCGGCGCGTCCTCCGACGACCCGGCGGACCGGCTGGGCGAGGTGTTGGTGCGGCTGGGCTACGTGGAGCGCCCCCAGGTGGAGGCCGTGCTGCGCGAGCAGCCGCCGTCCAAGGTGGGCCGCGCGCTGGTGGAGAAGGGGCTGCTCCAGGCGCATGACCTCTTCAAGTGCGTCACCCATCAGGTGAGCGAAATCTTCCACGCCATCGTCCTGTGCCGCGAGGGGAGCTTCTTCCTCGTGGACCAGCCGGTGGACGAGAAGACGGGCCACATCATCCAGCTGTCCACGCAGAGCCTGCTGATGGACAGCATCCGGAAGATCGACGAGATGGCGCACTTCCGGAAGCGCATCCCGCACGGGCGCCTGTATGTGACGCGCAAGCGCCCGTCGGACGGGAAGCTGGAGGAGGACGAGGACCGGGTGCTGACCATGCTCGACGGCCGGCGCACGATTCTGGAGCTGGGCCACGCGGCGCGGCTGTCCGAGTTCGACATCACCAAGGTGGTGTTCCGGCTGCTGGAGGGTGGCTTCGCGGCGACGACGGACAAGCCGCTGATGGTGCCCGCGGCGGCCGCGTCCACCCCCACGCCCGTCCCGCAGGTGAAGCCCGCCGTGGCCGTCACGCCGCCTGCCCCTCCCGCGGCGCGCGCGGTGCCCACGGTGGACCCCCGGCCGGTGGCGCGCGTCTTCAACTTCATCTTCCGCGAGATTCGCGACGAGGTGGCCAAGCAGGGCATGGACCGCGAGTTCATCGCCGCCGCCAACGCCGCGCTCTCCGGGCAGGCCCTGTCGTCGTCGCCGGTGCTGGAGGGCCTGGCCTTCCTGGCGGATGGCAGCCTGCCGGAGCCGAAGCTGATTGAAGCCTTCGAGCGGCACCGCGCGCAGCTGGGCAGCGAGCCGCTGGCGTCCTTCAAGCAGGCGCTCAGCGACGTGATGTTCTTCCTGCTCTTCCAGGCCGGAGAGCTGCTGGAGTCGCGCGCGGACGAGGACCTCGCCCGGCGCGTGAAGGAATTGCTGGCCACGCTCGAGGCGCCGTGA
- the truD gene encoding tRNA pseudouridine(13) synthase TruD, giving the protein MTDSELPRLTADVPGCGGAFKLVPEDFEVEEVPAYLPSGEGEHLYLWLEKRGRDTREVVKALALALGVSEDDVGVAGMKDRQAVTRQLISVPARAEPKVEGFALEGVRVLWAKRHGNKLRTGHLRGNRFRLRLRGVKDVGAARETFSRLGERGLPNYFGEQRFGRAGDNADQGKLLLLGQRLAKRPDRFQRKLYLSAFQSRLFNRALVERLRAGTLATALRGDVLRKEETGGLFVCEAPEVDGPRVAAFEVSPAGPLFGPKMPASAGDVAEAEARLLVAEGVTLEDFKRGGGETEGGRRPYRVRLGSPELVAEPSSEGGEDLWLTFELPRGAYATEVLHELLKDG; this is encoded by the coding sequence GTGACGGATTCAGAGTTGCCGCGGTTGACGGCGGACGTGCCCGGGTGTGGCGGCGCGTTCAAGCTGGTGCCCGAGGACTTCGAGGTGGAGGAGGTGCCTGCGTACCTTCCTTCCGGTGAGGGCGAGCACCTCTACCTCTGGCTTGAGAAGCGCGGCCGGGACACCCGCGAGGTGGTGAAGGCCCTGGCCCTGGCCCTGGGCGTGTCCGAGGACGACGTGGGCGTGGCGGGGATGAAGGACCGGCAGGCCGTCACCCGGCAGCTCATCTCCGTGCCCGCGCGCGCGGAGCCGAAGGTGGAGGGCTTCGCGCTGGAAGGTGTGCGCGTGCTGTGGGCGAAGCGCCACGGCAACAAGCTCCGCACCGGGCACCTGCGCGGCAACCGCTTCCGGCTGCGGCTGCGCGGCGTGAAGGACGTGGGCGCCGCGCGCGAGACGTTCTCCCGGCTGGGGGAGCGGGGCCTGCCCAACTATTTCGGCGAGCAGCGCTTCGGCCGCGCGGGCGACAACGCGGACCAGGGCAAGCTGCTGCTGCTGGGCCAGCGGCTGGCGAAGCGGCCGGACCGCTTCCAGCGCAAGCTGTACCTGTCCGCCTTCCAGTCGCGCCTCTTCAACCGCGCGCTGGTCGAGCGCCTGCGCGCGGGCACGCTGGCCACCGCGCTGCGCGGGGACGTGCTGCGCAAGGAGGAGACGGGCGGCCTCTTCGTCTGCGAGGCGCCCGAGGTGGACGGCCCGCGCGTGGCCGCCTTCGAGGTGAGCCCGGCCGGGCCCCTCTTCGGCCCGAAGATGCCGGCGTCCGCCGGGGACGTCGCCGAGGCGGAGGCGCGGCTGCTCGTCGCGGAGGGCGTCACGCTGGAGGACTTCAAGCGCGGCGGCGGTGAGACGGAAGGCGGGCGCAGGCCCTACCGCGTCCGCCTGGGCTCGCCCGAGCTGGTGGCCGAGCCGTCCTCCGAGGGCGGCGAGGACCTGTGGCTCACCTTCGAGCTGCCCCGGGGCGCGTACGCCACCGAGGTGCTGCACGAGCTGCTCAAGGACGGCTGA
- a CDS encoding OmpA family protein, with protein MTRPSLAALLPLLLAVACVSGSKIRADTEVLANDVERARRSGALRCAPVELATAEAHLDFARGELSQGNSGRAANHVRTADTAVDRALELSKNCGPRQVLVRERPEPQQPQPQQPQQQQPQQQQPPQVVVRIEETDNDGDGILDKDDPCPDQAEDKDGFQDEDGCPEPDNDSDGVLDGNDKCPLNPGVLENQGCPQEAPKDRDGDGIFDPQDKCADQAEDKDGFQDEDGCPELDNDQDGLVDSADKCPNETGPVQNVGCPILDKDGDGLNDPQDKCPDEPEDKDGFQDDDGCPDLDNDSDGIPDGQDKCPLEAGPAENGGCADKDADNDGIVDRLDACPDQPGVKEERGCARQYKTVVIKKDRIEIKKQILFGAGSAKIVGKQSTAILDDVAAALRDAPWIKKIRVEGHTDSLGKDLSNLRLSQKRADSVKAQLLRRGIDPGRIEAVGFGETKPIGPNTTKAGRAQNRRTEFNIIEQ; from the coding sequence ATGACGCGTCCTTCCCTCGCCGCGCTGCTCCCCCTGCTCCTCGCCGTCGCCTGCGTCAGTGGCAGCAAGATTCGCGCTGACACCGAGGTGCTCGCGAACGACGTGGAGCGCGCCCGCCGCAGTGGCGCCCTCCGCTGTGCCCCGGTGGAGCTGGCCACGGCCGAAGCCCACCTCGACTTCGCCCGGGGCGAGCTGAGCCAGGGCAACAGCGGCCGCGCCGCCAATCACGTGCGCACCGCCGACACCGCGGTGGACCGCGCGCTGGAGCTGTCCAAGAACTGCGGCCCGCGCCAGGTGCTCGTCCGCGAGCGGCCCGAGCCGCAGCAGCCCCAGCCGCAGCAGCCCCAGCAACAGCAGCCCCAGCAACAGCAGCCGCCCCAGGTGGTGGTCCGCATCGAGGAGACGGACAACGACGGGGACGGCATCCTGGACAAGGACGACCCCTGCCCCGACCAGGCCGAGGACAAGGACGGCTTCCAGGACGAGGACGGCTGCCCCGAGCCGGACAACGACAGCGACGGCGTGCTGGACGGCAACGACAAGTGCCCGCTCAACCCCGGCGTGTTGGAGAACCAGGGCTGCCCGCAGGAGGCGCCGAAGGACCGCGACGGCGACGGCATCTTCGACCCGCAGGACAAGTGCGCGGACCAGGCCGAGGACAAGGACGGCTTCCAGGACGAGGACGGCTGCCCCGAGCTGGACAACGACCAGGACGGCCTCGTGGACAGCGCGGACAAGTGCCCCAACGAGACGGGCCCGGTGCAGAACGTGGGCTGCCCCATCCTCGACAAGGACGGCGACGGACTGAACGACCCGCAGGACAAGTGCCCGGACGAGCCGGAGGACAAGGACGGCTTCCAGGATGACGACGGCTGCCCGGACCTGGACAACGACAGCGACGGGATTCCGGACGGTCAGGACAAGTGCCCGCTGGAGGCCGGCCCCGCGGAGAACGGCGGCTGCGCCGACAAGGACGCGGACAACGACGGCATCGTGGACCGGCTGGACGCGTGCCCGGACCAGCCCGGCGTGAAGGAGGAGCGCGGCTGCGCCAGGCAGTACAAGACGGTCGTCATCAAGAAGGACCGCATCGAAATCAAGAAGCAGATCCTCTTCGGGGCCGGCTCGGCGAAGATTGTCGGCAAGCAGAGCACCGCCATCCTCGATGACGTGGCCGCGGCGCTCCGCGACGCGCCGTGGATCAAGAAGATCCGCGTGGAGGGCCACACGGACTCGCTGGGCAAGGACCTGTCGAACCTGCGGCTGTCGCAGAAGCGCGCGGACTCGGTGAAGGCGCAGCTCTTGCGCCGGGGCATCGACCCGGGTCGCATCGAGGCCGTCGGCTTCGGCGAGACGAAGCCCATCGGTCCCAACACCACCAAGGCCGGCCGCGCGCAGAACCGCCGCACCGAGTTCAACATCATCGAGCAGTGA
- a CDS encoding DUF4398 domain-containing protein: MKKLMVLVAVAGALAACGPVKSTANILDAEVQIQAARTAGADKLAPYEWTAANLYLAKAREEVGYSDYQAGVDFAVKASRFANEAREKSMATAGSTPDTGGRNPNP, from the coding sequence ATGAAGAAGCTGATGGTGCTGGTGGCGGTGGCGGGGGCGCTCGCCGCGTGCGGCCCCGTGAAGTCCACCGCGAACATCCTCGACGCCGAGGTGCAGATCCAGGCCGCGCGCACGGCCGGGGCCGACAAGCTCGCCCCGTACGAGTGGACCGCCGCCAACCTGTACCTCGCCAAGGCGCGTGAGGAGGTCGGCTACTCCGACTACCAGGCCGGCGTGGACTTCGCCGTGAAGGCCTCGCGCTTCGCCAACGAGGCCCGCGAGAAGTCCATGGCCACGGCCGGCAGTACCCCCGACACCGGTGGCCGGAATCCGAACCCGTGA
- a CDS encoding HEAT repeat domain-containing protein, translating to MRPPALSALLLALLLPLLALSASPSSAKRGQRRAETEQVILSVVEGGAVPPAISRLRFLREESYAADEITEVLRKVLDERPRRNLVAVLAGLETRAAEPTLARLAGDDDSAVRMYAAQGLARLNSRNTGVLLPLLQDKSSGVRKEAARALGASRNAKMGAPLLKAAKAEPELEVRAAMLAAVGDTGDAKQAAALKAFLTSDSESTRFAAARGLCRLGSQDGFAFAGKLLGSQDRFVRRQGLELYEGVSARKATPALKPLLEDKDRALAAGAARILYQGGEAPMLDWLVLASWNAKGEEKLAYEKELETLQLQDDRRKAILRKAGVAK from the coding sequence GTGCGCCCGCCCGCCCTCTCCGCCCTCCTGCTCGCGCTGCTGCTCCCGCTGCTCGCCCTGTCCGCCTCGCCGTCCTCCGCGAAGCGCGGCCAGCGACGCGCGGAGACGGAGCAGGTGATTCTGAGCGTCGTCGAGGGGGGCGCGGTGCCCCCGGCCATCTCCCGGCTGCGCTTCCTGCGCGAGGAGTCCTACGCGGCGGACGAAATCACGGAGGTGCTGCGCAAGGTGCTGGACGAGCGGCCCCGCCGCAACCTCGTCGCGGTGCTGGCCGGGCTGGAGACGCGCGCCGCCGAGCCCACCCTGGCGCGGCTCGCGGGCGACGACGACAGCGCGGTGCGCATGTACGCCGCGCAGGGCCTGGCCCGGCTGAACAGCCGGAATACCGGGGTGCTGCTGCCGCTGCTCCAGGACAAGAGCAGCGGGGTGCGCAAGGAGGCCGCCCGGGCCCTGGGCGCCTCGCGCAACGCGAAGATGGGCGCCCCGCTGTTGAAGGCGGCCAAGGCGGAGCCGGAGCTGGAGGTGCGCGCCGCCATGCTCGCCGCCGTGGGCGACACCGGGGACGCGAAGCAGGCGGCGGCCCTCAAGGCGTTCCTCACGAGCGACTCGGAGAGCACCCGCTTCGCGGCGGCGCGGGGGCTGTGCCGGCTGGGCTCGCAGGACGGCTTCGCCTTCGCGGGGAAGCTCCTCGGCTCGCAGGACCGCTTCGTGCGCCGCCAGGGGCTGGAGCTGTACGAGGGCGTCAGCGCCAGGAAGGCCACCCCCGCGCTCAAGCCGCTGCTGGAGGACAAGGACCGCGCGCTCGCCGCCGGTGCGGCGCGCATCCTCTACCAGGGCGGCGAGGCCCCCATGCTGGACTGGCTCGTGCTGGCCTCGTGGAACGCGAAGGGAGAAGAGAAGCTGGCGTACGAGAAGGAGCTGGAGACGCTCCAGCTCCAGGACGACCGGCGCAAGGCCATCCTCCGCAAGGCGGGTGTCGCGAAATGA
- a CDS encoding N-acetylmuramoyl-L-alanine amidase-like domain-containing protein, producing MKAVTLLSLALLSGASTAATPPPASTPPAAEADTPPGAEAILESPAASAQAATATPHRPNGWEGLTGAQRAALVAEGPDAPLAERLLRMSERFINTPYVLSPLGEGQGVDPDPTFRLDAVDCLTFVEQSVALGLARSEAEVPPLLERLRYASTPSYEDRNHLMEAQWLPNNIRKGFLVDVTRRYAGEDAVGVTKTLTPLTWQSRSSAALALPKERRPVGTYPLNMLPLERVLTHARSIPSGTILVVLREDLPLKATRVTHLGFVVQRKKRTYLRHASRGGYNRVVDEDLETFLARNARYAKWKVTGVSLFEVRRPDAPASAMRSP from the coding sequence ATGAAGGCCGTGACGTTGCTGTCCCTGGCGCTGCTGTCCGGTGCCTCCACCGCCGCGACGCCGCCTCCGGCCTCCACGCCCCCCGCCGCGGAGGCGGACACCCCCCCTGGCGCGGAGGCCATCCTCGAGTCACCCGCCGCATCCGCGCAGGCGGCGACGGCCACCCCGCACCGGCCCAACGGCTGGGAGGGGCTCACCGGGGCGCAGCGGGCCGCGCTCGTGGCCGAGGGCCCGGATGCGCCGCTGGCCGAGCGCCTGCTGCGGATGAGCGAGCGCTTCATCAACACGCCCTACGTGCTGTCGCCCCTGGGCGAGGGCCAGGGCGTGGACCCGGACCCCACCTTCCGGCTGGACGCGGTGGACTGCCTCACCTTCGTGGAGCAGTCCGTGGCGCTGGGGCTGGCGCGCAGCGAGGCGGAAGTCCCGCCGCTGCTGGAGCGCCTGCGCTACGCCAGCACGCCCTCCTACGAGGACCGCAACCACCTCATGGAGGCGCAGTGGCTGCCCAACAACATCCGCAAGGGCTTCCTCGTGGACGTGACGCGGCGCTACGCCGGTGAGGACGCGGTGGGCGTCACCAAGACGCTCACCCCGCTCACCTGGCAGTCGCGCTCGTCGGCGGCGCTGGCGCTGCCGAAGGAGCGGCGGCCGGTGGGCACGTACCCGCTCAACATGCTCCCGCTCGAGCGGGTGCTCACGCACGCGCGCTCCATCCCCTCGGGCACCATCCTCGTGGTGCTGCGCGAGGACCTGCCGCTGAAGGCCACCCGTGTGACGCACCTGGGCTTCGTGGTGCAGCGCAAGAAGCGCACGTACCTGCGCCATGCCTCGCGCGGCGGCTACAACCGCGTGGTGGACGAGGACCTGGAGACGTTCCTCGCCCGCAACGCGCGCTACGCGAAGTGGAAGGTGACGGGCGTCAGCCTGTTCGAGGTGCGCCGGCCGGACGCGCCGGCCAGCGCCATGCGCTCGCCCTGA